The following coding sequences lie in one Halomonas sp. 'Soap Lake #6' genomic window:
- a CDS encoding TRAP transporter substrate-binding protein: protein MRTRIITPLLLATACGLSATAHAAQWTMATPYGDASFHTQNTKQFAEDVAEATNGELTITVHSGGSLVSHGEIKPSVRRGTIDAGEVFLSVLSNDDPIFEVDTLPGLAGSYEDAYALWEATKPMITELFAYEGLIPLYAVAWPAQGIYTAKPLTDPAQFEGLRVRAPNINTQRFVNNLGGSPTETEESDIPTAFSTGRVDAMITSSATGNAMAAWDYVTDYTDANLWLPKNIVFMSQRSFDRLDEATQEALLEAAARAEERGWQMSRDNNDTSTAALIENGIAVSEPNEAVADALQAAGAKLFADWETRADDDAKQALEAYREQLAD, encoded by the coding sequence ATGCGTACACGCATTATCACTCCACTGCTTCTAGCTACTGCCTGCGGTCTGTCTGCCACTGCACATGCCGCCCAATGGACTATGGCAACGCCCTATGGCGATGCGAGCTTCCATACTCAAAATACAAAACAGTTTGCAGAGGATGTAGCCGAGGCGACGAATGGTGAGCTAACAATTACCGTACACAGTGGTGGCTCGTTGGTATCCCATGGCGAAATTAAACCATCGGTACGCCGTGGCACGATTGACGCGGGGGAGGTGTTCCTCTCGGTACTTTCCAACGATGACCCGATTTTTGAAGTGGATACTCTTCCGGGCTTAGCGGGTAGCTACGAGGATGCCTACGCATTGTGGGAAGCCACCAAGCCAATGATTACCGAGCTTTTCGCTTATGAAGGGCTGATCCCCCTGTATGCGGTTGCTTGGCCTGCCCAGGGTATTTATACCGCTAAGCCGCTAACAGACCCCGCACAGTTTGAAGGCTTACGCGTTCGAGCGCCGAACATTAATACCCAACGCTTTGTGAATAACTTAGGTGGCAGTCCAACAGAAACAGAAGAGTCTGATATCCCCACGGCATTTAGCACGGGGCGTGTAGACGCGATGATTACCTCAAGCGCAACCGGTAATGCCATGGCCGCCTGGGATTATGTAACCGACTACACCGATGCCAACCTCTGGTTGCCTAAAAACATAGTCTTCATGAGCCAGCGCAGCTTCGACCGTTTGGATGAGGCTACCCAAGAAGCCTTGCTGGAAGCAGCTGCACGAGCTGAAGAGCGTGGTTGGCAGATGAGTCGTGATAACAACGATACAAGCACTGCAGCGCTTATTGAAAACGGTATAGCGGTTTCTGAACCGAACGAGGCAGTTGCGGACGCCTTGCAAGCCGCTGGCGCAAAATTATTTGCCGACTGGGAAACTCGAGCTGACGATGACGCCAAGCAAGCATTAGAAGCTTACC
- a CDS encoding LysR family transcriptional regulator — protein MLDFKELEAFVWAVRFGSFRKAAVRLHITQPSVSERISRLETTVGELLLERSARPIQPTMRGREFFLHAERMLHQRDEALKIFDSEETFSAPLRLGTIETIAHSWFPAFMQRLTERYPKLMIELTVDYSAVLNERLISNELDILLAMNGYLSPEHIEYDTLSPYEMGMFVAPRHLDMLSENADAWCRTLPFISFGKQARPYEELVRYLADQGLKQPRIHSVSTLMTIVRLTTEGLGIGALPVATVLDEWRRGELCRLALPRPLSPMNYDVIWRSASHPRFCRSVARLAQECASQYAYASQADMTTAHLTGHWVPPHSSVLTPKATPPLI, from the coding sequence ATGCTCGATTTTAAGGAACTCGAAGCTTTTGTGTGGGCAGTGCGGTTTGGCTCCTTTCGTAAGGCAGCTGTGCGCTTACATATCACCCAGCCGTCAGTGTCTGAGCGCATATCGCGCCTGGAAACGACAGTGGGAGAGCTGCTACTTGAGCGGTCGGCGCGTCCTATTCAGCCCACAATGCGCGGCCGAGAGTTTTTTCTGCATGCTGAGCGCATGTTGCACCAACGTGATGAAGCGCTAAAAATATTCGATAGTGAAGAAACGTTTTCGGCACCGCTAAGGCTCGGCACTATTGAGACCATTGCTCACAGTTGGTTCCCGGCGTTTATGCAGCGGCTTACCGAGCGCTACCCAAAATTAATGATTGAGCTGACCGTTGACTACTCGGCCGTACTGAATGAGCGGTTGATAAGCAACGAGTTAGATATTTTATTGGCGATGAATGGCTATTTATCGCCAGAACATATTGAGTACGACACCCTCAGCCCCTATGAAATGGGGATGTTTGTAGCACCTCGACACCTTGATATGCTTAGCGAAAATGCTGATGCATGGTGTCGCACGCTACCCTTTATCTCCTTTGGCAAACAAGCTCGCCCTTATGAAGAGCTAGTGCGTTACTTAGCCGACCAGGGTTTGAAGCAACCTCGTATCCATAGCGTTAGTACGCTAATGACCATTGTACGATTAACTACCGAAGGGTTAGGTATAGGCGCACTACCGGTAGCCACAGTGCTAGATGAGTGGCGTCGTGGCGAACTGTGCCGGCTGGCGCTACCCAGACCTTTATCACCAATGAACTATGATGTGATATGGCGTAGCGCCAGCCATCCACGTTTTTGCCGCAGCGTCGCGAGACTTGCTCAGGAGTGTGCCTCCCAATACGCCTATGCCAGCCAAGCCGACATGACAACGGCTCACTTGACCGGTCACTGGGTGCCTCCTCACAGCTCCGTTCTTACCCCCAAAGCAACACCTCCACTAATATGA
- a CDS encoding 5-oxoprolinase subunit PxpA gives MAIPLLNCDMGESFGNWSIGLDAEVMPHVDCANIACGYHASDPHVMRRTVALATQHNVRIGAHPGYPDLMGFGRRSMACSPEEAEDIVLYQVGALAGICQAEGARLSYIKPHGALYNDMAANPALLEGVMRAVRAYDPSLPLMIMSTANPEPHRELAAKMGITLWFETFADRAYDAKGHLASRRLPNAVHHDQNTIVNQAVMLAKGEPLTALDGTPLQLACDTLCVHGDNPESVAAVRAIREAFQTLERA, from the coding sequence ATGGCCATCCCCTTGCTTAACTGTGATATGGGCGAAAGCTTCGGTAACTGGTCAATTGGCTTGGATGCTGAGGTCATGCCCCACGTCGATTGTGCCAACATAGCCTGCGGTTATCACGCTTCTGACCCTCACGTAATGCGCCGTACCGTCGCCCTTGCCACTCAACATAACGTGCGCATTGGTGCCCACCCGGGCTACCCTGATTTAATGGGTTTTGGTCGCCGCTCAATGGCCTGCTCGCCGGAGGAAGCAGAAGATATAGTGCTCTACCAAGTAGGCGCGCTGGCCGGCATTTGCCAGGCGGAAGGCGCCCGGCTCAGCTACATCAAACCTCACGGTGCGCTATATAACGACATGGCCGCTAACCCAGCGCTACTTGAAGGAGTCATGCGAGCGGTACGTGCTTATGACCCCAGCCTACCGTTAATGATTATGTCGACTGCCAACCCCGAGCCACACCGTGAGTTAGCTGCCAAGATGGGCATAACCCTGTGGTTCGAGACATTTGCAGATCGCGCTTACGATGCTAAAGGCCACTTGGCCTCAAGACGGCTACCTAACGCCGTGCATCACGACCAGAACACCATCGTCAACCAGGCCGTTATGCTGGCCAAGGGAGAGCCGCTTACCGCACTTGACGGCACACCACTGCAGTTAGCCTGCGATACGCTCTGCGTTCACGGCGACAACCCTGAGTCGGTGGCCGCCGTACGCGCTATTCGTGAGGCCTTTCAGACGCTGGAGCGGGCGTGA
- the pxpB gene encoding 5-oxoprolinase subunit PxpB, with the protein MKPNNERRLETRIETTAMDALMVRLFDTIEESNMAWVIAADQALRSAFGAALIDLVPSYTTLLVHYDCQQVNHTEALRLINKALSGLTPVDTKSGELHDIPVWYDESVGPELPLVAKRAGISVDELIKQHCNHDYCVFALGFAPGYGFMGLVDETLETPRLKTPRRKVAAGSVGIADRQTAIYPLLSPGGWNILGRTNVPLFEHAKRGQPLFRPGDKVRFRAISRTEFEAGGGDTTPMEER; encoded by the coding sequence GTGAAACCCAATAACGAAAGACGTCTTGAAACGCGCATTGAAACCACCGCCATGGACGCCCTGATGGTGCGCCTGTTCGACACCATTGAAGAATCCAATATGGCATGGGTAATCGCCGCTGACCAAGCGTTGCGCAGTGCTTTCGGCGCCGCGTTAATAGACTTGGTGCCCTCTTACACCACGCTGTTAGTGCATTACGACTGCCAGCAGGTGAACCACACAGAGGCTCTTCGACTTATTAACAAGGCACTTTCAGGCCTTACCCCTGTGGATACTAAATCTGGTGAGCTGCATGATATTCCTGTGTGGTACGACGAAAGCGTCGGTCCTGAGCTGCCCCTGGTCGCCAAGCGCGCAGGCATAAGCGTGGACGAGCTGATTAAGCAGCACTGTAACCACGACTACTGCGTTTTCGCCCTGGGCTTTGCCCCTGGCTATGGGTTTATGGGCCTGGTGGATGAGACGCTGGAAACTCCACGCCTGAAGACACCACGCCGCAAAGTTGCGGCGGGTAGCGTAGGCATTGCCGATCGCCAAACTGCCATTTATCCACTGCTCTCTCCCGGAGGATGGAATATTCTTGGGCGCACCAACGTGCCGCTGTTTGAGCATGCAAAGCGCGGCCAACCGCTGTTTCGTCCTGGTGATAAGGTGCGCTTTAGGGCGATCTCCCGCACAGAGTTTGAAGCAGGCGGTGGCGATACCACGCCCATGGAGGAGCGCTAA
- a CDS encoding biotin-dependent carboxyltransferase family protein, with amino-acid sequence MSQNTAHKEQKGVIIKQAGPLALIQDAGRFGVGHLGVTQGGAADWISFRWANWLLGNALNSAALEIVMGGGLSFETESEVRLALTGADLDAQLNDKPLAPNVSFKLLPGQRLVFRQPRHGLRAYLAFPGGLNAPEVLGSRSCTAREQLGGLHEDGKPLNAGDRLTWKGTAPAVRRITEGQGPRMPVSGCHLPIVLGSQIASFNGRALFQAFNQPWKVDNRADRMGIRLTGPALRGSLTGIISEGIPLGAVQVPPDGQPIVLMNDRQTIGGYPRLGALTPMACATLAQCLPGTEVWLTPVSASQAQDDYRQQLTTWYSY; translated from the coding sequence ATGAGTCAAAATACTGCGCATAAAGAGCAAAAGGGCGTGATCATTAAGCAGGCGGGGCCGCTTGCACTAATTCAGGATGCTGGACGCTTTGGCGTCGGCCACTTAGGAGTTACCCAAGGCGGCGCTGCCGACTGGATATCTTTTCGCTGGGCCAACTGGCTGCTTGGGAATGCCTTAAACAGTGCCGCTCTGGAAATAGTCATGGGAGGCGGTTTAAGCTTTGAAACCGAAAGCGAGGTGCGCCTAGCACTGACCGGCGCTGATCTTGACGCCCAACTCAACGATAAGCCACTTGCCCCCAACGTTAGCTTTAAACTACTACCCGGCCAGCGCTTGGTATTTCGCCAGCCGCGCCATGGCCTGCGCGCCTATCTTGCCTTTCCCGGTGGGCTGAATGCACCAGAAGTGCTGGGCAGCCGCTCCTGCACCGCAAGGGAGCAGCTGGGCGGCCTGCATGAAGATGGCAAGCCCCTGAATGCTGGCGACCGCCTAACCTGGAAAGGCACCGCTCCAGCGGTACGGCGGATTACCGAAGGCCAAGGCCCTCGCATGCCCGTTTCGGGCTGCCACTTGCCCATCGTACTCGGTTCACAAATCGCCTCATTCAACGGCAGGGCGCTTTTCCAAGCGTTCAACCAACCATGGAAGGTGGATAACCGCGCCGACCGAATGGGTATTCGCCTCACTGGCCCGGCCCTACGCGGCTCGTTGACAGGGATTATTTCCGAAGGTATTCCGCTCGGAGCAGTGCAGGTACCACCAGATGGCCAACCCATTGTGCTGATGAATGACCGCCAAACGATTGGCGGCTACCCTCGTCTAGGTGCCCTCACCCCGATGGCCTGCGCCACCCTTGCCCAGTGTTTGCCCGGTACCGAGGTATGGCTAACGCCGGTCAGCGCCAGCCAGGCCCAGGATGATTACCGACAGCAGCTAACCACCTGGTATTCGTACTAA
- a CDS encoding PhoX family protein encodes MKRNISGYVDPILADGDEPLSNPSNNAYFGDILEKRLSRRGVLKGGLATVIAGLMATKLPLTNAFAAQGSLASPSLGFKPVAVSAADNVIVPEGYRVRSFIPWGTPISGDMPAFTQNASGDDQAHQVGSHHDGMHFFPLNGSSTDGLLVLNHEYVEPRFMHTAASGLSLDRNGFPQHEDGSRDTDQVIKEMNAHGVTIVRIRQSEGGEWEVVQDALNRRVTGQTPMRLAGPVAETDHVKTKYSPDGTMTRGTLNNCAHGVTPWNTYLAAEENWAGYFANEDTDIDRRQARYGIETRDTGRYQWHRADRDDEMFTRFDASSKGASATDDYRNEPHAFGWMVEIDPMAPESAPIKRTHLGRFAHEGVIFAPAVEGQPVVAYSGDDARFEYIYKFVSSQPYQAATADGSLLDEGTLYVAKFNDDGSGEWLALAPGQHGLTPDNGFADLADILVNTRSAADFVGATKMDRPEWGAVDPGTGQVYFTLTNNTRREEGDEHPANPRANNSFGHIIRWQEEGSHAGERFEWDLFVIAGDHEDSRDLAGNSLNDDNIFCSPDGLWIDPDRRVWIQTDISESVMNTGIFEVFGNNQMLVANPETGDIKRFLTGPVGQEITGVVTTPDQRTMFVNVQHPGATTTEDDFANGNFSSHWPEGGSAIPRSATLVITREDGGIIGA; translated from the coding sequence ATGAAACGTAATATATCTGGCTACGTCGACCCTATTTTGGCAGACGGTGATGAGCCGCTTAGTAACCCATCTAACAACGCTTATTTTGGAGATATTCTCGAAAAACGTTTAAGTCGGCGGGGTGTGTTGAAAGGTGGCTTGGCAACGGTTATTGCTGGTTTGATGGCAACTAAACTTCCTCTTACCAATGCCTTTGCAGCACAAGGTAGCCTTGCCTCTCCCAGTCTGGGGTTTAAGCCAGTTGCTGTTAGCGCTGCGGATAACGTGATAGTCCCTGAAGGTTATCGTGTGCGGAGCTTTATTCCGTGGGGTACCCCCATTAGTGGTGATATGCCTGCCTTTACCCAGAATGCCAGCGGCGATGATCAGGCGCATCAGGTGGGAAGCCACCACGACGGTATGCACTTCTTTCCGCTAAATGGCAGCTCCACCGATGGTTTGCTAGTGCTTAACCATGAGTATGTGGAGCCGCGCTTTATGCATACGGCTGCCAGCGGACTGTCCCTGGATCGAAATGGCTTTCCTCAACATGAGGATGGCAGCCGGGACACCGACCAAGTGATCAAGGAGATGAATGCTCACGGCGTTACGATTGTACGCATCCGCCAAAGTGAGGGCGGTGAGTGGGAGGTTGTACAGGACGCGCTAAACCGCCGTGTTACCGGACAAACTCCCATGCGTCTTGCCGGACCAGTGGCTGAGACAGATCATGTGAAAACCAAATATAGTCCTGACGGCACCATGACACGGGGCACGCTTAATAACTGTGCCCATGGCGTGACCCCATGGAACACCTATTTGGCTGCAGAAGAGAACTGGGCGGGCTACTTCGCCAATGAAGATACTGACATCGACCGTCGCCAGGCTCGCTATGGAATAGAGACGCGTGATACCGGGCGCTATCAGTGGCATCGTGCTGACCGCGACGACGAAATGTTCACGCGTTTTGATGCCAGCAGCAAGGGGGCAAGTGCCACTGACGACTACCGTAACGAGCCCCATGCCTTTGGCTGGATGGTAGAAATTGATCCGATGGCACCAGAGTCCGCCCCCATTAAGCGCACGCACTTGGGGCGCTTTGCCCATGAAGGCGTTATTTTCGCCCCTGCGGTTGAAGGACAGCCGGTGGTTGCTTACTCCGGTGATGATGCCCGCTTTGAGTACATCTATAAATTTGTGTCTAGCCAACCGTATCAGGCCGCAACCGCCGATGGCTCGTTGTTGGATGAAGGCACTCTGTACGTTGCCAAATTTAACGACGATGGCAGTGGCGAATGGTTAGCACTAGCGCCTGGCCAGCACGGTTTGACGCCCGATAATGGCTTTGCCGATTTGGCCGATATTTTAGTGAATACCCGCAGTGCTGCGGACTTTGTTGGGGCTACAAAGATGGATCGGCCTGAATGGGGGGCGGTTGACCCTGGTACGGGGCAGGTCTACTTCACGCTGACTAACAATACCCGCCGCGAAGAGGGAGACGAGCATCCCGCCAACCCGCGTGCCAATAATAGTTTTGGGCATATCATTCGCTGGCAAGAAGAGGGTAGCCATGCTGGTGAGCGTTTTGAGTGGGATCTGTTTGTGATTGCCGGGGATCATGAAGACAGTCGCGACTTGGCTGGTAACTCACTGAACGATGACAATATTTTTTGTAGCCCGGATGGTTTATGGATCGACCCTGATCGCCGGGTATGGATACAGACAGATATCAGCGAATCCGTAATGAACACCGGTATCTTTGAGGTGTTCGGTAATAACCAAATGTTGGTCGCTAATCCTGAAACCGGTGATATTAAGCGCTTCCTGACAGGGCCTGTTGGGCAAGAGATAACTGGTGTGGTGACAACGCCAGATCAGCGTACTATGTTCGTCAACGTACAGCATCCCGGTGCGACAACCACCGAGGATGATTTCGCTAACGGCAACTTTAGCAGCCATTGGCCAGAAGGTGGCAGCGCTATTCCTCGCTCTGCCACACTGGTGATTACGCGAGAAGATGGCGGAATCATCGGAGCCTAA
- a CDS encoding leucyl aminopeptidase: MDHASFTEICLHQLKMSGVHEGEKLVVLTQGSERLDYADAFMAAGQRLGANMYHMRLPAPLPTGGWNVGATGLASMPDAVEALKNCDMLIDCIFLLFSPEQMAIQAAGTRILTAVEPPELLARMLPSKELREKVELAAALLAKAKVMRITSPHGTDVTYQLNTYATVAEYACTDEPGRWDHWPSGFVFTGGDDDGVDGTIVVAPGDILLPQNMYVREPITYTIEKGWISDIRGGLDAELVKSYMDSFNDPRGLGMSHVGWGMNPNAKWHRMVPGEFPGGMGMEPRSFYGNVMFSTGPNSELGGPNDTACHLDIPMRNCSLFLDDEPIVIDGDIVVKELQMRRH; encoded by the coding sequence ATGGATCATGCAAGCTTTACGGAAATTTGCCTTCACCAGCTAAAAATGTCTGGTGTACATGAAGGCGAGAAACTGGTGGTGTTGACCCAGGGCAGTGAACGCCTTGATTATGCTGACGCCTTTATGGCGGCAGGGCAGCGTTTAGGTGCCAATATGTACCATATGCGTTTGCCTGCGCCGTTACCCACCGGTGGTTGGAATGTGGGAGCAACAGGGCTTGCCAGCATGCCTGATGCGGTGGAAGCGCTTAAAAACTGCGATATGCTGATCGACTGTATTTTTCTGCTGTTCTCGCCGGAGCAAATGGCAATTCAAGCCGCGGGCACGCGCATTCTAACGGCGGTTGAGCCCCCGGAGCTGCTGGCCAGAATGCTGCCTTCAAAAGAGCTACGGGAAAAGGTCGAGCTGGCCGCTGCGCTGCTGGCAAAAGCCAAGGTGATGCGCATCACCTCGCCGCACGGAACCGATGTTACCTACCAACTGAATACTTACGCTACCGTTGCCGAGTATGCTTGCACCGATGAGCCAGGCCGTTGGGACCACTGGCCCTCTGGCTTTGTGTTTACCGGCGGTGATGACGATGGTGTTGATGGCACCATTGTGGTGGCTCCAGGCGACATCTTGCTACCGCAGAATATGTATGTAAGAGAGCCAATTACTTACACCATTGAGAAGGGCTGGATTAGCGATATACGTGGTGGGCTTGATGCTGAGCTGGTGAAATCCTATATGGATAGCTTTAACGACCCGCGTGGTTTGGGAATGAGTCATGTGGGTTGGGGTATGAACCCTAATGCCAAATGGCACCGTATGGTGCCGGGTGAGTTCCCTGGTGGCATGGGCATGGAACCACGTAGTTTCTACGGCAACGTGATGTTCTCAACAGGCCCGAATAGTGAGCTAGGCGGCCCTAACGACACTGCCTGCCATCTCGATATTCCAATGCGCAATTGCTCGCTGTTCCTTGATGATGAGCCTATTGTCATTGATGGCGATATCGTCGTTAAAGAGTTGCAAATGCGCCGCCACTAG
- a CDS encoding sodium:solute symporter family protein has protein sequence MTESLIWWSIAIYLLIAIGIAIMSRQGPSESMSGYFLGNRQMNGFVSALSYSATTYSAFMMVGLAGLTYAGGVGALGFEIIYFAGVSLVAIFGPKFWAVGKKFGFVTPSEMLGHRYNSKHVAMAVSVASCIFLIPYSAVQLAGVGYLLQGITDGAITFTTGVVLATVIAIFFSYVAGIRSVMWTDSLQAIMMIVASTLVAYLVVQGLGGFGALFDTLATEHPQSLTVPGSGLFSFVTFLGLTIPWFFFSLSNPQVSQRLFMPASLRSMRHMLIGFLVFGFIYTMVSVLWGFSALAAFPSLERADLATPTLLGSEFVPPVLGVIVMIGIMAAAVSTIDSIMLTLASMVSRDVYANVKPNVSEKRQLLVGKFVVPVIALMALGFAELQLDLIAVLSVAASSGLVAMVPAIIGAFYWKRGTSAGALASVVGTSAFVLLMYATGNSLFGMPSGIWGIVVASGLFVGVSLATKPHQASTDAFFGAIAEELGKKRRLVTDQATKEAAA, from the coding sequence ATGACTGAGTCACTAATCTGGTGGTCGATTGCCATCTATTTATTGATCGCCATAGGCATTGCAATTATGTCCCGCCAAGGCCCTTCAGAAAGCATGTCTGGCTACTTCCTGGGTAACCGGCAGATGAACGGCTTTGTCTCGGCGCTGAGTTACAGTGCCACAACGTACAGTGCTTTTATGATGGTGGGCCTGGCAGGTCTTACTTATGCTGGGGGCGTCGGTGCGCTGGGTTTTGAAATTATCTATTTTGCCGGTGTTTCGCTTGTCGCTATTTTCGGGCCCAAATTCTGGGCGGTGGGAAAAAAGTTCGGCTTTGTGACGCCCAGCGAAATGCTAGGCCACCGTTACAACAGCAAGCATGTTGCCATGGCTGTCTCGGTTGCCAGCTGTATCTTTTTGATTCCTTACTCGGCCGTCCAGCTCGCTGGTGTTGGTTACCTGTTGCAAGGTATTACCGATGGGGCAATTACTTTTACCACCGGAGTGGTGCTGGCCACGGTGATCGCTATTTTCTTCTCCTATGTGGCGGGTATTCGTTCGGTGATGTGGACCGACTCGCTTCAGGCAATAATGATGATTGTGGCCTCAACGCTGGTGGCTTACCTAGTGGTTCAAGGCCTGGGGGGCTTCGGTGCACTCTTCGATACGTTGGCAACGGAACATCCCCAGTCACTAACAGTACCGGGCTCAGGTCTGTTCAGTTTCGTTACTTTCCTAGGGCTAACGATTCCCTGGTTCTTCTTTAGTCTCTCCAATCCTCAGGTAAGTCAGCGCCTGTTTATGCCCGCTTCGCTGCGCTCAATGCGCCATATGCTGATTGGGTTCCTGGTGTTTGGCTTTATCTACACCATGGTCTCTGTGCTGTGGGGCTTCTCTGCCTTAGCTGCCTTTCCTAGCTTGGAACGTGCTGACTTGGCCACGCCAACACTGCTGGGTTCCGAGTTTGTACCGCCGGTGCTAGGGGTGATTGTGATGATTGGCATTATGGCCGCGGCTGTCTCCACCATTGATTCGATCATGCTGACCCTGGCCTCTATGGTTTCCCGTGATGTCTATGCCAACGTCAAACCTAACGTTAGTGAAAAACGCCAACTGTTGGTGGGTAAATTTGTGGTGCCGGTGATTGCGCTAATGGCGTTGGGGTTTGCTGAGCTTCAGCTTGATCTTATTGCGGTGCTGTCGGTGGCTGCATCGTCAGGCTTAGTGGCTATGGTACCTGCCATTATCGGTGCTTTTTACTGGAAACGCGGTACGTCTGCCGGTGCATTGGCGAGTGTGGTGGGCACCAGTGCCTTCGTGCTGTTGATGTATGCCACCGGCAATTCACTGTTCGGCATGCCCTCCGGCATATGGGGCATTGTGGTGGCGAGTGGACTGTTTGTCGGCGTTAGTTTAGCCACCAAGCCTCACCAAGCCTCCACCGATGCTTTCTTTGGCGCTATCGCAGAAGAGCTGGGTAAAAAGCGCCGTCTTGTCACCGATCAGGCTACTAAAGAGGCGGCTGCCTAG